Part of the Aquimarina sp. MAR_2010_214 genome is shown below.
AAGTCATGATAACCAATTGGAAGGGCTAAAAATTGGTGCAGATGCTTACCTTACTAAACCATTTGATCGAGAAGAATTGTTGATACGAGTAAATCATTTGATTGATACCCAAAATAAATTACGAGAAAAATATCAACAAGGAGATTTTAGCCCAAATTCTAATCATAAAAACATTGATGCCTTTATACAATCAGTTATTAAGATAGTGCATAAAAATATGGATAATGATGATTTTAGTGTTCCTCAGTTAGCTGATCAATTAAATATTAGTAGGGTACATTTATTCAGAAAAGTTAGAAACATAACTGGTATGTCTCCTACCAAACTTATTAGAAGTGTACGATTACATGAAGCTAAGAGGTTATTGAGTAAAAAAGAACTAACCATTGCAGAAATTTCTTACCAAACTGGTTTTAAAGATCCTGCATACTTTACCAGAGTATATGGAAAGGAATTCGGAAAAACCCCTTCAGAGTACAGAAATTAATTCTCTTACGCCCTTATTTTATTATACTTTCCCTTACATGTAACTACAGTACAGGTTTTGGTAACCAGAGTACAATACACTACACCTCTTATTCACTAGCTTGCATACATTATTTATATAGAAGTTGAGATTTCTTTTTTTGAAATAATCCATACTCATCAGTTTTATTAAATAGTGACTTTTTAAAATTTAGTATTATGAGAAAAATGTTTGTACTATTAGTTTATGTTAGTTTGTTATTCTGTTCTTGTAATAAAGATGATGAAACTACATTTGATGAATCTTCAAAATTTAAATACGTCTTTACGGATAACCTGTTAAATAAAGAGAAAACCATTGAATACAAGTTTATTAATGGGGTAGACCCAAATCTTTTAAGCTTGGATATCTATTATACTAAAGAGACAGATAAGAAAAAACCAATTGTCATTTATGTTCATGGTGGTGGTTGGTGTTTAGGTGATAAAAAAAATAATATCGAGAAGAAAGTATCTTTGTTTCAATCACAAAATTGGCTTTTTATAAGCCTTAATTATAGACTTAGCCCATTCCCCTATCAATTATTTAATACAAACAGAGTAAAATATCCTGACCACAATAATGATGTGGCGGATGCCATAGAATGGATTCATGATAATATTGATCAATATGGCGGGAATTCAGAAAAAATAGTGCTTTTGGGGCATAGCGCTGGTGCTCATTTGGTATCGCTAACAGGAACAAATAAAAGTTTTTTAGAAAAACGAGGGGTATCATCTTCTGTTATTAAAGGAGTAGCTTCTATAGACACAGAAGGGTATGATATTTTAGAACAAATAATGAATACCAAATATAAAAACAGGTTATATATTAACTCGTTTGGAGTAAATCAACCTCAATATATAGATGCCTCACCCATACATAATCTTATAGATGATGCTTCTTATCCAAATTTCTTCATTGCTAAAAGAGGGTCTGTTGAGAGAAAAGCAATTGCAAATCAGTTTATTGAAGCATTGAAAAATATTTCTATTTCGGTTTTTCAAGTTGATGGAAGTGTTTATTCACACTCCGAAATTAATGGTGCTATTGGTGAAAAAAATGAAATGGTCATTACCCCACCTTTAATTGAATTTATTAAAGATTGTGTGGAATGAAGGTGTAGTTACAACAGAGTCATAATGAATATCCCTATTTATTAAAGATTAGAATGCTGTATAACCAAGCTATCACACTACATAAATAAAAATTGGATAGACTTCTTTCTAAACAGAAATTACTTATCAATCAGTTTCGTTAAATCAGAACTTTTAAGAATATAATAAAATGAAAAAAATAACTCTAATACTAATGCTATTATGCAGATGTATCACATTTGCCAATGCATATAATACAGAAACCATCAAGTGTCTTGATAATGATACAAAAGAGATTGAAACAGTGCCTTTTGTATTCAATGACGCTTTATTTAAGGAAGTAATTCATCAGAAATTATTCAATAAAGTAAAAGGATATTCTCTAGTTGTAGGCAATAAGAAAGGGATTCAAACCAAAGTATCTGGCGGCTGGGCAAAAATGCCAGGAGATGGAAATTTATCTATGAAAACGGATGTTGCCTCAGGAATAGGTTCTGTTTTTAAAACCATATCTGCCGTAGCCTTGCTAAATATTTTTAGCCGTCATATTCATTCTTCTAAAACGGTACAAGAACAATTAGATATGAAAATGATTCACCAACTTCCTGATCGATGGAAAACTAAATTTATAGGTACTGGGATTGAAAAAATTTCTTACCGGAACCTGCTCACTCACAAATCAGGAATCAGTAAAAACAAAGAGACAATAGAAAAAGTAGGGCAAATTGGACTTGCCTATGAAAAAGGGTTTTACCATTACTTAAATATGTCTTACGGTTTTAAAGAATCAAATGTTGGGGTTAAAAGAAAGTATGAAAACACAAATATAGGGCTCTTAGTGTGGTTAATTCCCTCGTTAGCCTATCCACAAAAAGTAAAGAATATTCAGAATACTTATAATCACATCAATGATCCCAAAAAGCATTCTCAAAAGATGATAAAAGAGTATGCAGTGCTTTATGAAAAATATATAAGAGAACATATTTTTAGCAAAGTAACACCCAAAATGAAACCTATTTATAAGCCAACAAATAATATGAAATATGCTAAAAATTATCAGGCAAATGGTTCGTCAGGAGTTATCGATAATTCACATGCACATGCGCAAGGAGGTTGGATGGTTTCTGCACAGGATTATGCCAATTTTGTTAGAACCTTTTACCATACCAATACATTTTTTGGTTCCGTTACCAGAAATTCACTTTATGTAGACGACACAGAACAAACCCGTGATAATATGATCGTATTTTCGGGACAGCTTTTTGATGATAAATTTGCAGATAGTACAAACTATTACCCTTCTCATAATGGAGCTGAAGATCAATATAGAGCTGTGTTTACAATACTTCCAAATGATTATTATGCTATCATTATGGTTAATAGTACCATATTGAAAAACATCAATGATAAAGAAACGGATATCACTAATAAAGTTATAAAGGATATAGTTTTTGATGCCTTTTATGAGGCAACCAGAGGAAAACCTATACATCTAAATAGACATGGTATTCCAGAGGCCGAATACTACAGGATTTTAAGGGTAATGGATAAAAATGGCTCTGCAGTAGTGTGGGCAGATTTTTACACTGTTAACGGAAAAACATATGTCAATGCCATTTTTAAACCTACTACAAAAAAATGGTTGTCCAGACACGATCTTTCAACTTCTGCCTATCAAAGCGTATATGATGAATATTGGGATCAGGGATACCGACCACTACATATTGATACCTATACAAAAAGAAGTCAGATTAAGTATTCTGTTATTATGAAAAAAACGAATACTAAAAACTATAAAGCTTTTCATAATAAAACCCTTACCGTATTTAAACAAAAAATGAACATCTATAAAAACGAGGGATATGTCCCAATGAATATCACATGTAGTTCTAATGGTGAGGATGAAATATTTACAGCCTCATTTAAGAAAATACCAAATTCTAATTGGAAAGTGAAATATTCTTTACCTATATCAAATCTGAAACCAACAATAGACGATATGGAAAACAAAGGAATGATTCCCATATCTGTAAATGCCTATACTCATAAAGGTAAAAACTATTGTACTGCCATTTTTATAAAGCAGCAACAGAAATACAGGTACGTTGTTGGTAAAGGGCCAATAAAATATTTAGAAACTTTCGAAAAGCACAGTAAAGAAGACTATGATCTAAAATCAATAACTGGTTATGGCGAAGGGTCTAAGCATCGATTTGCAGCACTATGGTGGAAATAAACAAATGTATTACCGGTAATTTTTATAAATATTAACTTTTAAAATCATACACTTATGAAAACAATTAAAATCATAGATATTATTCTTATGTTAGTTATACTTGGTTTCCTTTCATGTGAAAAAGCCGATGTAATGAGAGAAGATACTATACGACAATCTCTTGAGGAGGATCAAAATGTTTCGATAACTCTAGAAAACGAAAATAAAATTTCATTCTTCAAACATGATATAGATGAGGTTTTTATTCTCGAAGAGAGCAATTGTTCTAATTGCTCGGTTCTCGAAAACATTATTGCTATTACAGGAAAAGAATTATCCGAAGCAGAAATTTTTTGGGCATTATCCAAACCAGAAGATGTAGTTCCAGCATTTTTACAGATGAATCAGGTTCTGAGCAAAACCTCTTCCAAGCCTCAGGGATGGGCAAGGAATCAGGTTCAAAAATATACTAAAGGGTTCGAAAACCCTACACCAAGTCCTGTGATTGCGTGCAAAAACAGTAATTTTACCAGTGCTATTGCTGGAGGATTTTTAGGAAACCCAGAATTTGTAAAATTAGACAAAAAACCACTTACATATTCTAATTTTACAAATGACTGCAATAACCTTTCTGATGATATGTGTCAAAAAGGGAAGAGATATCGTTACTCGGCTACTTTTAACAATATTAAAAAATGGAGGGGAAAAATATGCGCTAGATCTGTTCAGAATTCAAACAATGATCATTATCTTCCTAATATTATTTGTGATAGTCCTCCTTGCACAGCATATCGTGGCCCAGTATTGTATTTCGAATTTAAAAAAGATGGTGTTTGGAAACCAATTAAAGTGTCAATCCAACAAGGCATTGAAATACCCACAAACAAAACCAAAGCATATAGTTTTTATAAAAATGCATCAAAAAAAAGATCTTATAGAATACGGGTAAAAAATGCTATGAAACTTGATGAATTTGATTTTATGATGGATAAAGCGGGAACAGATTCTTCTGGAGGTGGAGGTTCTACCCAAAATGAAGACGTTATCCCTGATTACATAAGTATAAACGATAATAACAAAATCATTGTCGACTTCACTAACGCTCCTGATGATATTTTGACTCCTCAGATAAGTATTCATAGAGATGCATTGAAAAGTAATGATTCCCTATACGATTACTTTGATAATAATGGAAATCTTAATCTTCCTAAAAACTTTTGTGGGATCAACTTTAGTTAATCCCTCCGCGGTTACTTTTAAGACAAAATTTACCAAAGCGAGACAATATTGTCTCGCTTTTTTGTTGGAGATTATTACTTTTCTGTTCTAAATGTATAGTTAGTAAGGTAACTATATACCCAGATATTAAGAAATATAGTTACCTTGGTACTTATATAACATTGTTAACAATAATTACGAAATGGGATGGACGCAACAAGGTTATAATGCTCAAGGATTTAACCCCTCTTTTGGAATTAAATCTAACTTCTGGTATGTAGAATGTAATGGTGATGAAGATGACGAGATTGAAAAATTTGATGAATTAAAAGTTGATATAAACAATTGGGACGAGAAACTTAAAATAGTTTATGGGACGTCTGGCAGAGAATATTTTAGAGGTTATATATTAACTAATGATACCAAAGCTGCTAAGTTCTTACTTGACAAGTTTCATAGATTTTTGGTCTATGAAGGGAAGTATGGAGGAGAGAAAGAATTTGATTCTAATAAGTTAACATTAATACCTTTTTTGAACATTATTATTTTTTTTGAAACCAATGCAAAAAGATATTTAATAGATGAAACCGTACCTCTAGCCGAAATAGCAGAAGAAATTTTTAAAGAATTAATGTTTGCTGTTAAACATGGGTTCATCAGTGATCTTGGAAAATCTCGAGAAGAAATTTCGAAAGAAATGAAAAGTAAAATATTGTTAACACAAAATAAACCCTATTAAAACGAGGGTTTATTCAAACCGTTACCCAACAAAAACAATTGAAATCAATGAATAAAAAAAATACAACCAAAATTATCAGTCTAATTTTCAGTCTGCTTGTCCTAGTAACTCACAGTTCTTACGCTGCAAATGCTAATTCTGATTTTGTAGTAACCACCATTACTCAAAACGTGTATAGCATTGTTTCGCCCTCAAAAGGATTACCTACTCCTGAAAACAAAGGTTGGAATTCCAATGTTCACTTTGTAGTTACGGAAAAAGGGGTGCTACTTTTTGATTCTGGGTCTTCCGAATCAATTGGTAACAAAATAAAAAAAGCTATTAAATCGGTTACTGACCAACCAGTTCGTTGGATAATTAATTCACATAGTCATGCAGACCATTGGTTTGGTAATGCCGCGTTTACAAATACTGCTTTTGAAATTATTACAAGTAACAAAGCATTGGTAACAATGAAAGAGCATGGACAACCATCTTTGGAATTTTATTCTAAAGTGACTAAAGGCACCATTGGTTCTACTCAACTTGTGTATCCTACAGTAATATTATTGCAAGGAATAAAGCGAAATTTTGGAGGGATAGACGTAGAGTTTATTCTTTCTAATGATGGGCATTCCCCAGGGGATATATTAATTTGGTTACCAAAACAAAAAATCATAATCGGTGGAGATGTATTAAGTTCTGATTGGATGCCAATGATTACTGGACATGGAAATGTTCCTAATTTAATTAGCATGCTTAACACTGTAGCAAAGTTAAATCCGACCATTGTCTTAACAGGTCATGGAAAAGCAACCAATGTAGAATCGGTAATACGAGATGCTGATTTATTGTCAAGTGTTTGGAAGCAGGTTAAATCTGATTATGAAAAAGGAAAAAAACCTAATGAAACTCTTAAAGATATTGAAGCTAAATTGACGCTTAAATACAAGCTCTTATATAACGATTTTAGTTCGGAAATTGAAAGACATGTTAATCTTATGTATAAATTACAGTAATTAGACATTTTTTCAAAGATTTCTTGGTTTCAGAATGAGTTTATTCATTTTCTATGAATGAGATATGAAAAACAAATATACGTTGGGTAACAACGTGTCCTATGTAAAGCCCTTTCCCAAGTCTTAGGTTAAAAATACAATATTTTATTATTTTAATTATCTCATTCTAATGATTTTAGATTGTTGGATTGTTGGCAACGCCATTAAAGCGTTGTCAATACTTCAACAATAGCCCATTATAACTCCGCATCCTATATGTGGTATGATACAAAATCATCCACCAGCATCACTATGATTATGATTGGCAAACAAGGCAACTTGCTATAAAATGTGATAACGGTTTAAAGCTTCACCCACGTTGTTTAGTTGTCCTTTTTTGTGCCAAAAGTATTGTCGAGTTTTTAGGCTTATATTTTTTATTTTTTTCAACTTACCACTCCTATCTGATAGGGGGTTTCTGTTCTGATAATAGCATGAATACGGCTCAGTAATTTTCTGGCCACCTTTACTAAAATCCTTTTCACATCTTTTCCCTTATGAGATCGGTAATATGCTTGCATCACAGGATCAAACCGTAAAGCAACCCAAGTAGCCTCTACCAGGTAACTTCTCATAATTCTGTTTGCTCTGGGAGTAAGGCCAGAAGTAGTCAAACTATCACCACTCTGGTGAACAGATGGAATCAAACCAACATAACTAGCCAACTGCTTAAAATTCTTAAACCTTCGTAAATCGCCTAACTCACAAATGATCCCACATGCTACAATAGGACCTACTCCTGGAACACTCCTTAGTAAATAATAATCCTTCTTGTAATGTTTACGACAATAAGCGCGTAGTTTAACACTCACGTCTCGTTGTTGCTTGTCTACAAAATCAAAAGATGCTAATCGGGTCTGCAAACAATAATCCATCGTGGTATAATCAAAGGATAAATTCTTTAGCCAATTTCTAAATTTATGAGACCAATGGGGTTGATCTAACTCTTTGGGAATCTCAACTCCTAAATACAATAGTTGCATCTTGATTTGGGTTTTGATCTTACGCAGTTCTTTAACTAGATCATTACGCCTACGAAATAGACATCGTAAGTACTCCCGCTCAATATCTGGAACATGAATCCCTCGTAAACGACCATCTTTTAACTCCCTACATAATAATCGAGCATCGATCTTATCGCTCTTCTGAAATTGTGCCTTGGCTGGCCGGTGAACATCAGCCGGGTTAACCACCATAGAACACCAACCAAAAGATTCAAATAAGCGATGATGACTAAAACCACAACAACCAGATTCATAACAACAATATACCTGATATCCTGTAAAATGTTTGTCTACATATTTCTGTAATGCATAAGCATTGGGAGGAATCGTCAAATCTGAGCCATCAAAAAGGTCGGTAGCTGTATGAATTTTCCAACTTCTCTTGTGTACGTCAATACCAATAAATAACTTTGAGTCTGTAGTATCCTTTGTTTTCATAATAAATTAGTAGTTTGATTCATTATATAAACTTAGGATACTGCTTTTACATGGTTGCTATAATTAATTGCTTAGGGCAGTGTTACTCGGAAAATCCGAAGGTTCGGTTTCCTTTTGGTAAATTAGTTGCGAAACAATCGCAACTAACCATATACAAATCCGTTGCCATTAATTATGGAAAAACCTGAAAATCCTAATAAAAAACTTGAATTAGTAATCAAAGATTCTGATTTACCTTCTCTATCCAAAGCATTAATTTGGGAACCACCTATCAAGTAAAAATTTTATTTCTAATTCTCAAGAATTGCTTTGAATAAAACTATTTTGTATTTGCTTCGTAATAAGCATTCATTGTAGCTACAGATACATTTGGGTTTCTATGATGCTGTACAATTCTTTTGATTTTCAATTTCTCATCACGGACAAATTCTATAAACTGTTTTTCAACGTCAGATAAATGTGTCGCAATAGAATTATCTGCTGGAATTTCTAAAAAATCACCTTCATAAATTAGTTGTTCTTTTTCAAAATAGACAAAACTTTGCTTTAAGCTATGATTATTTTTTAACACATAAAAACGAACCCCATTAATGTTTTTCTTATTTGTAAGTGTTTCAAATTTAAAGGTTTCTATTGTTTTATTAAATGCGGGAAAGTTTTGTATTGCATCAATAGTATAATCGTCTGCAAGTATGGTTATTCCTCTTTCTGCGTAAGCAGGTAAGCCACCAATATGGTCGTTATGTGGATGAGAAACAAATACAGATTGGATTGTTTTCATTGGAAATTTTTCACTAATTAAGTGCACAACTTTTTCAGTAATTTCATCATTACGAGGGGCTCCAAAAACCATAATATCATTCTTAATAATTTTTAAAAGAATAAATCGACTATTATTTGCCACGTTAATTATGTAAATATCATTTGCTATTTTAGTGATTTTAGGTTCAGATTTTGCTGTTTTTTCTGGTATTTTATAACCATTTGGAACCATAAATTTTGAAGAGGGGATTCCCATCGTTGTTTTAAAATTCTCAATAGAAACCGATGCACTAAATTTATTAGATCTATAAATATCTTGTTTTTCTGCATATTCAACACCATCTTTTGAAACAAAATCTCTATACTCGACAAAAGAATCATCTTCTGTACTTTTTAATTTTTTAAGTTTTAATGTAGACGACTCAAAAGTATATGTATTGGTTATATCTTTATTAACTGTTTGTGTTAGTATTACAAACGTTTTTCCAACTTCTATTTTTAAAGGTTTCCCCATTTTATGGTTTGTTAATAAAATGTGTACCTGCTCAAAACTTAAGACATCACCTGCTCTTTTACGTTGTTTTTCATAGGCATTTTTATCTAATTTTTTAAGTACTTTTCCTCTAATAACACCATTTACATCGTATGAAACAGCTTTTTTGCTATTTTGAAAATGTTTGAATTCAAAAATAAAATTCCCTGGGAATTGACTTTTATCATGAGTGAAATATTCTTTTTTTTCCTTATCAACATCTATTGTATAGATACCAAATCGATTAATTTTAGCTTCTGGATGTTTATAATCATGACTTTGATAAGGGTTTAATCCCGTGAACTTATAAGTCACTGTATATTTTTTTAGACCTGTTGTAAACTTGTATTTTTCGTTTAACATATCAATAATGTTGTCTGAAGTAATTTTTTGACCACAGGATGATAAAGATGTTAAAATTAAAAGTGCAAGAATATTTACACGTATTAGTTTGCTTGTTCTCATTTTTTTCATTCTTTTTTAATGATTAATTTATGTATAGTAACTTTAGCATTACGTTAACTATCACTGCAAATATAGAATCAGAT
Proteins encoded:
- a CDS encoding MBL fold metallo-hydrolase; the encoded protein is MRTSKLIRVNILALLILTSLSSCGQKITSDNIIDMLNEKYKFTTGLKKYTVTYKFTGLNPYQSHDYKHPEAKINRFGIYTIDVDKEKKEYFTHDKSQFPGNFIFEFKHFQNSKKAVSYDVNGVIRGKVLKKLDKNAYEKQRKRAGDVLSFEQVHILLTNHKMGKPLKIEVGKTFVILTQTVNKDITNTYTFESSTLKLKKLKSTEDDSFVEYRDFVSKDGVEYAEKQDIYRSNKFSASVSIENFKTTMGIPSSKFMVPNGYKIPEKTAKSEPKITKIANDIYIINVANNSRFILLKIIKNDIMVFGAPRNDEITEKVVHLISEKFPMKTIQSVFVSHPHNDHIGGLPAYAERGITILADDYTIDAIQNFPAFNKTIETFKFETLTNKKNINGVRFYVLKNNHSLKQSFVYFEKEQLIYEGDFLEIPADNSIATHLSDVEKQFIEFVRDEKLKIKRIVQHHRNPNVSVATMNAYYEANTK
- a CDS encoding serine hydrolase: MKKITLILMLLCRCITFANAYNTETIKCLDNDTKEIETVPFVFNDALFKEVIHQKLFNKVKGYSLVVGNKKGIQTKVSGGWAKMPGDGNLSMKTDVASGIGSVFKTISAVALLNIFSRHIHSSKTVQEQLDMKMIHQLPDRWKTKFIGTGIEKISYRNLLTHKSGISKNKETIEKVGQIGLAYEKGFYHYLNMSYGFKESNVGVKRKYENTNIGLLVWLIPSLAYPQKVKNIQNTYNHINDPKKHSQKMIKEYAVLYEKYIREHIFSKVTPKMKPIYKPTNNMKYAKNYQANGSSGVIDNSHAHAQGGWMVSAQDYANFVRTFYHTNTFFGSVTRNSLYVDDTEQTRDNMIVFSGQLFDDKFADSTNYYPSHNGAEDQYRAVFTILPNDYYAIIMVNSTILKNINDKETDITNKVIKDIVFDAFYEATRGKPIHLNRHGIPEAEYYRILRVMDKNGSAVVWADFYTVNGKTYVNAIFKPTTKKWLSRHDLSTSAYQSVYDEYWDQGYRPLHIDTYTKRSQIKYSVIMKKTNTKNYKAFHNKTLTVFKQKMNIYKNEGYVPMNITCSSNGEDEIFTASFKKIPNSNWKVKYSLPISNLKPTIDDMENKGMIPISVNAYTHKGKNYCTAIFIKQQQKYRYVVGKGPIKYLETFEKHSKEDYDLKSITGYGEGSKHRFAALWWK
- a CDS encoding alpha/beta hydrolase → MRKMFVLLVYVSLLFCSCNKDDETTFDESSKFKYVFTDNLLNKEKTIEYKFINGVDPNLLSLDIYYTKETDKKKPIVIYVHGGGWCLGDKKNNIEKKVSLFQSQNWLFISLNYRLSPFPYQLFNTNRVKYPDHNNDVADAIEWIHDNIDQYGGNSEKIVLLGHSAGAHLVSLTGTNKSFLEKRGVSSSVIKGVASIDTEGYDILEQIMNTKYKNRLYINSFGVNQPQYIDASPIHNLIDDASYPNFFIAKRGSVERKAIANQFIEALKNISISVFQVDGSVYSHSEINGAIGEKNEMVITPPLIEFIKDCVE
- a CDS encoding MBL fold metallo-hydrolase yields the protein MNKKNTTKIISLIFSLLVLVTHSSYAANANSDFVVTTITQNVYSIVSPSKGLPTPENKGWNSNVHFVVTEKGVLLFDSGSSESIGNKIKKAIKSVTDQPVRWIINSHSHADHWFGNAAFTNTAFEIITSNKALVTMKEHGQPSLEFYSKVTKGTIGSTQLVYPTVILLQGIKRNFGGIDVEFILSNDGHSPGDILIWLPKQKIIIGGDVLSSDWMPMITGHGNVPNLISMLNTVAKLNPTIVLTGHGKATNVESVIRDADLLSSVWKQVKSDYEKGKKPNETLKDIEAKLTLKYKLLYNDFSSEIERHVNLMYKLQ
- a CDS encoding IS110 family transposase, which produces MKTKDTTDSKLFIGIDVHKRSWKIHTATDLFDGSDLTIPPNAYALQKYVDKHFTGYQVYCCYESGCCGFSHHRLFESFGWCSMVVNPADVHRPAKAQFQKSDKIDARLLCRELKDGRLRGIHVPDIEREYLRCLFRRRNDLVKELRKIKTQIKMQLLYLGVEIPKELDQPHWSHKFRNWLKNLSFDYTTMDYCLQTRLASFDFVDKQQRDVSVKLRAYCRKHYKKDYYLLRSVPGVGPIVACGIICELGDLRRFKNFKQLASYVGLIPSVHQSGDSLTTSGLTPRANRIMRSYLVEATWVALRFDPVMQAYYRSHKGKDVKRILVKVARKLLSRIHAIIRTETPYQIGVVS